The window CGCAGGGTTGGAAATGTTGACAGGGAATCCTAAAGGTTAATCAAGGATTGGATCAGATACCTTCTCAATAATGGAGGTGAGATTTCCCCTTCCCTTAAACTGTGGTCATTTGGAATTTGTATAGAGGTTAAGAGGATGCCACAGGGATAAGTAggaccagaaaaaaaaaatcctattgtGACTGATATCttatttgttaataatttatataatatcaacCAGTTTCAAAGATCATTTTGGTTTTAATACCATTTTCTGGGGAATATGGCATTTGGTAATATGAAATGCTTGTCGACTTTTGTTCAAACTAAGAGGGTTTTCTTTGGGCAACAGAtatcaagaaaacaaacaaagtgATGCAGACAAAAAAGGTTCACTGAATAGTGTTATTGACACACTCATGAGCAAAACTCATTTCATAAAACATTACACACAATGCTATTGAATTTGTTGGCAATGCTATTCAATAAATCTGTTCAAACTGAAtagcattttattttcttgaaacaTGTTATTCTGGCAGTAATGCATCACAATCCCAGCATTTCTCATTCTATCAGGGGAACAGAAACttcatttttgtttcctttaCCACCTTCAGATTTGTTATAGAAAGTTCAACATCAGCATCAATAGCAATAGCCTTCAGCCAAGTGAAAAAGAACCACCACGATGAAGCAATTGAAATTGTTAATGATTCCTATCAGGACACTCTCCTAtagcttttttcttctttttttattttatttttttattttttttagggtggGGTATTTCACTCTTCCTTATTCATACTTGTGAAGTTTGAGGGATAATAATACTCGATAGTCAATAAAGGTACTtatgataatttaattatatgttTCAGGGAATGCATAAGGAAAGAAACAGCAGCTCATAAAGTGCTGATTGTTTCAGGAGACTGAAGCAAGTCCTCAACGAATTGCTGCAAAATCCTACCCAAATGAATAAAGACTATCCCTAAAATTATAATgtacattaaaatataattcctAATTTTGTAATAGAAACCATAAAATATCTCAAGTGCCATCAGCAGATATTAACCGCGCTAAACAAACACTAACACAGCGCAGGTTAGAATGCTCTCTCCATCTCTGGTATTGTGTACCCCTCAGGAAAACAGTAACAAGATAATTGAACGCAATTTTATTGTCTAATAAGGAAACTAAATTGACAGTTAAAcaacaataaagaagaaaaattaaaacaccAACTTGATCAAACTTCATGAGGATACAAGATCCACAAGAGTTTCCCTTACCATCCGTTTGTTTCtgagaaaatattagaaaagaaaCTTTTGTCTCTTACAATTCCTCTTGCTTTTGTTCCGAAGAAGGAAAAACTCAACTCACCTAAGCTGAATAGTTGATCTTATCCGGCTTGGTTGAGtgtaatttctaattttgtcCGGATATTAAGCAATGAAAATCCAAGACACCAAATTTTAATTTCCTCTCTTTCACCGCATTCTCTCGGGAACTAAACGATGCATTACCATAAACAGATCCCAAAATTCAGAAGACCGACAAATTATCACAACAATCTTCGACAAAAAACTGACCGACCTTATTGAGGAGAAAATTAGGGAAGAGATGGTTGGTGGTGAGGAAGTGACCACAGCAGGGACAATCGTTCTTGTTGTTGAGATGAGTCACAATGCACATGTAGCAGAAGCTATGGCCACAAGCCGTGAGAAACGCGTCCTTGATGATCTGCATGCAGATAGGACACAGCAAGTCCTTGTCAACCTCGCTGACTCCGGTTTCCGCGGCCTCCACGGCGGGGACCTCTGCCTGCTCCTCTGGTGCCGGCTCCGGAGGTGGCGGTGGAGGTGGTGCAGTCACGGCCTCCGACGAAGATCCGGCAGGCTCCGGCTGCTTCACTGTGGGGACCAGAGCGCCCATTGAGCTGTCCCCcatgactctctctctctctagattccTCTTTCTTCTGCTGGTGATGCCGGTCGGAGGGAGGGAGGGATGGAGGGATGAACCTAGTGTTTCCGTACAGAAGCAGAAAACGAAATGAAATGCTGTGTAGTGAGTGGCTGTTCATGAGAGAGAAAAaggtgaagagagagagaaaggagaagattTTTGTGAGGGTAGAAACGGCCCACGTTGGGCGGGCGTTTTTTTGATTCGTTTTCTCGATAAATGCGTTTGTTTATACGCTCCTCCCTGTGGCTCGTAGGGACGCAACCATACGATtcatacaaatatattaaaCGGCGTCGTTTCCAGTTTTGCTTTGTCTTAGCGCTTCATTCAGCAGGCTTAGGGGCCTGTTTGGGAGTacgatttaaaaaataataataataaccaataTTTGGAACCATCACCTACAGGCTACAAAGcactaaaattattaaacattatgATAAacccttattttaatttttaatatatatatagcctTCAAGTCAAAgcgaaaagtaaaaaattaaaaactattttaaatttcaaaccgACCCAGGGTCAATTCACACCCCACCtacatttttatgattaaaaatcaattttaataattaaaattaattttcaaggtGATTATGGAAGTTCACTAGGTTGTTGCATTTAGGACAACTTCCTTTTCGGCTAACgacaaataatgaaaaaaaaaagtaactttATTTGAATGTCAAGAAACGATTTTTCCAGGTACAtccaaacaaatgaaaattcttatcatttttctctttctttgcttataattttcttttctattttccttccCTTAAGCtctgaaaccaaacatagccatgtcattttctctttccattggaatttcctttttcttttattttggtcAGAGCAAGAATCTGGACTCACCAGCTGCATTCAACTCATGTTACACGCCACTAGCTTTGTTTCCCACAAAGACCACTCGTGTTTCTCTTCTAGTCACAAACAAACAAACGAGGAAATGTGGGAAAACCTGAAAACCCATTATATAAAAGTAGATCTACAACATAATTTACCAAATTCTTAAGATCTCAAGATCAATTTACACCAGAAAACTAAGAAATTTTCCTATCTATTCCCCATTGGTAGACTAAAAACCACAAGCAGGATCCAGTAAAAGTAACATCATGCTTTATAAATGATTCTGAACAATAATGTCAAATGAGAAACTTCCAACCTCTTCACTAAGTGGTAGTTGGAGCTCATCAATAAACAGCCTATCATAGTTGAACATGACATTAAAAGATCAGAAACACATTTATTgaacaacccaaaaaaaaaaaaacctatattCTGATATATATTCTTGTGTAAATGTTGACAACTTTTGCCATGATGGTGAATCAGTTGTATCAGTCTTCTCTTGCTGTATTGTCTGTGTCTTGTTTAATGAGAAGAAACTGATTTTTTTATACAATCTACAATACCCTCACAGTCTGCTTGAGGCAGGATGCTGCCAGACTCTTCATCAAAGGCATCCTCAGGATATGAATGAGGAGACCGGAGATTCCCATGAGTCTGGCAGGCCTTCATTGTCTTGCAGTGTTCTGCTTCATCATCTCTGATATTCAGAAACACGTCGTACAAGTTCtctgaaagaaaggaaaaaatagtgAAGAGGAGCAAGTAGAATTTGTAGTAGAAACCATTATTATGTTCTGAAGAAGACTAGGTGATAACAATAACTTAACAAATTAAGGGAGTTCGTGTTTTTTTCCCCCCACCAACATGTGAAAGAGAAAAGCTCTAAGCCTCCAATAGGTGCAGACTTGCAGGTATGTACCTCGAAGTAAAGGTTGTTCAATCATTTCATGAAAAATATCAGCTGCTGAAATCTATGTTCCATTGCTATTTAAGCTCAAGCAAAACTAGACATCAAAATATGGCAAGTGTACAAACACTTTCTCGGCTTCTCTATTCTAAGTAAAATTTGATATTTGGTTATAGTGGTAGTTTGCTAAAAATAACAACTGGTAGAATTAAAATGGCCCCAttaaatcaaaatcacaatatTTTCCAAGATTTGCATATAATGGAATGATTAAAAAAGCATCTAGTATTTGAACAATTTATTTTAGACAGATTAATCTATTTTTCTAACCtaagaaaaaatttgttttgcaATCCTATCTTCATGTTCATCGATATCCATGTTGACTATTTAGGTTCTGGATTTCCCAACTCAAGTATATCATAAATCGTGTAAATGAAATAATCTTCCAATATAGTTAGTGAAAAGCAATTATATGAAGTTCCAGCAACTTTCAGCTTCAACTCCATGAAGGGGAATTAAAATATTACGTAGGGAAAAGGAGGGTTTGGATTTTACCAAGTAGGTACTATTTGTGTAAAGCTGATGAAGAATCAGCAAATCATGTGCTTATTCATTGTCCCACGGCAGCTATGATTAGGCACCttatttttactctttttgGTGTTCATTGGGTTATGCCCAATTCTATCAAGGAAACCATTCTTGGGTGGAACGGCTCCTTtgttggaaagaaaagaaaaaaggtgtgGAATGCAGCccctttatatttattttggacTTTATGGAAGAAGAGAAATAGAAGAATCTTTGAAGATACTGAATTAGCGGATCAAGCTATTTTACGGTCTTTGTTGTACATGTTTTCGGATTGGGTTAGGGTGCATGTAGATTGTACATCATGGTCCATTTTCGATTTCATTCATTGGTTGGGTTGTAAGTAAGGGGATGATTTTTTTgctattccttttctttttggcctTGTTGCCttgtatacattgtgtataCTTTAAGGTGTACATCAGGCTttcttaatacaattgcttttacttatcaaaaaaaatattacggAGGGAAAAGTAAACTATGAACCACAAAGAGCCATACTCAGGACTTGATTGTTACCTATTTTAGGCCTCCGAGACTTTGGAGCTCTGGCAGTTTGAAATTCATctggaaagaaataaaaggaaatgcTAAACCGAGAGTTCAATTAAGAAGAGAGAGAACCAAAGGTGGTAACAAATGGACTTACCAAACAGATACAAGTCACCTTCAGTATAGTACCTCACAGCAATCTCAGGAGCAGGTAAGTTTTTCAACTCGTCTACAAATGAAACAGAAGGGTCACATGTTATTCTCATGGACAGGCCATGTTAGGATTGTCAAAGTTGAAACAGGAGATCAAGAGGGGATTTGTTAGGCAACTGATCGGACGTTAGGATCATGCAGTTGGATCCTTTGGCATGTTCTAAGATGTTGGGTATGACATAATGGTCAGAAGGCTAACCCCTCTGTATGTTGCATGCACTCTGGCATCTAGTATTTTTTATGTTAGTCTCATTTTTCATGTTGCCAAAACTTAAGCTCTTTAAGTCTTACCTCCTTGGCTCTTGATAAACTCGTCATAAGTTTCATATGCATGGCTCTCCACACATTCAGAAAGGTGATCTGCATGAGTGATAAAAGAGTCTATTAATCAGCATCCAATAATTAATGCTATACAATCCATGTACATGAcaattcattcatatcattcagcATAAAAAAATTACACTCCAGTATATTCGAACAGGAAATGTCCAAAATGCTTTTGTCCATGAGGTTATGGTATGGTAGCTACCAATGCATAGGCTAAGCCTCCAGTCGctatttcatttccattctttCACAAGGTTCCATGCACATTTTTGGTGAAGGGAGCTTTGAATTTAGAAAGACAACAGTTAGGTAATTTAAGGGATATGTTCattcaaatataaatacatTGTAGATGCAGTAAATGGTTTTAAAGAAGAGGATAATAAAAGAGCACAAAATGATCACTTAGCTAGAGGTCAACCTTAAAAAGGTTTCTTAGAAAAATTTTGTTGTGGGCTTGCAAATAAACTTAGGGCAtgtttgggaattgttttttagaatagttttttaatcatgcacaaaatgttttttttagaacaaaaaacatagaaaacacatttgacaatcaaaaactgttttttgttttctgttcttaagaacagaaaataggatgttttcaaataacatattttagttgttttattttgttttttgaagactattttaagaaataattatacaaacatgtagaatgattaaaaataaaatactagatgtaaaaatcatttttaaaacatatttaaaaatattaaaaacgtgttaaaatcattttaagtttccaaacagacttttgttttacaaaattttgataacagttttcaaaaactatttttcaaaattgttttcgaaaacggTATACAAACGGGCCCTTAGTTTCTATAACGATTCAGAACAATAGAATAAAGAGGCAATGAGAGACATGATTTTGGGAAGAGGGAAAACCCACAACATTaaccataaaatacaaatggGTAGTAGAAATTTGGGAGAAGGTGGGAGGTGTTGCACATTGGAGCCCTTGTTTTTCAAGATTTGGGGTAGAAATAGTTGAAACTATCCTTATGCAAATCCAAGATACAAGGGTCAAAAGAGATTATGAGGACAAGTCGGTTTGGAAATTGAACAAGGGTAGAAGTTCTCTGAAAAATACTATTATAGTTCTTTGGAGTTAGCTTTTGGAGATCTTTTTCCAGTCAAAGAAGTTTGGGATTCTCGGGCTCCTCCAAAGGTGGGTTTCGCTCTGGCTTGGGAGGCTTTTTGGGTAAAAATCATGACATTAGACCAGCTAAGGAGGAGAGATAGAACCATAGCTACCTAGAGTTGCTTGTCTAAGAATGACTCAGCTACACATGTACTTCTTCATTATGGTGTAGATCATAGTTTTGGTACCTATTATTCTCACTCTTTATGGGAGTTCCCTTTTATGGTGACAGATGCTATCTTAGGATGAGGCggtttttttttagggaaaagACACAGAAAAGCTTGCAGGTTAGCCTCATTATGTTTGTTCTAGACTACTTAgcagaagaaaaatcaaagtaaCTTTTGAAGGAGTGGGGAAATCAATTTCAATTGttaaagaataattttgttttttgtcaaaGTAACTTTGTTTGGTTCAGATATTTGTGGAGGAACAGAATGCTCATCTGTGCTTGATTTTATGGATAAGGTGGAACTGCGGTAATGTGTTTCCTGTTCCTTTTCTCTACATTTGGCAACCTTTCTATACTTCCTGTGTACTCAAGTTCTGCCCTCTTGTTTAttagcatttttttaattaattgttcCTTTGcctatcaaataaattaatagatAACCATAAAATAAGAACCAGAACTGCATACTTACATGCCATTCTAGGGCTCAATACATACATGAAGACCGTCATGAAATAATAGAAGATTGCAATATGTTGAGCAAGAAAGCGATCGAACCACCAAGCATTTCCCCCCAATTCCTGcaataaaatccttttattataTAAACAGCAAGAGAAcaaaatattcaagaaaaaatTTGCAAATAAACAAACCTATGGTGTAATTTGAAGACTGCATCATAACAAATGGTAGGAAAATAATACAACGATGAAGCTAGAAATGGCTAGAACTTCCTACTTGTGGATATGACTAAATTCTAACCATGAAACAGAATTTGGATGAAATATAGACACTGACATGACAAGACTAGCATAAATTAtggcaaaaacaaagaaacatcCATCATAATTCATTGATGAAACTTCTCCAAGATGACACACCAtaatgaaacaaagaaaaacaaatgaggaagcttgaaaatatgattaaggtaaaaaatttgaagtaagAACAGTACTTCCATGATAAGCAGATGATGCATTTCATTCCAGCTCTCTGCAAAATGCACCTTCAGATAATCCGCCCTTCTCCACCAGCCAAAACTCTCATACATGTGCAGAACAGACATAAAGGCTGCAATGAAACAGAACAATGTCACAAGtccaattaaaataatataaaatacactattttaaaaaaaattgcacttGGCTAATCACAACATTGGCTGGCCAAGGTGTTGGCTAATAGGTTGAAGGGGGTGTTAGCTAAGGTGATTTCTGAGACCCAAAATGCGTTTGTGGAGGGTAGGCAAATATTGGATGCAGTGCTCATTGCGAATGAAGTAATAGACTCGATTTTGAAAAGCAATGGAAGGGCGATTCTTTGTAAgttggatattgagaaagcctatgatTATGTGGAGTGGTCTTTTTTGCTTACAGATATGgagaaaatggggtttggggatAAGTGGTTAAGGTGGATTAAATGATGTTTATCCACAGccaggttttttgtttttgttaccaTAACACATTCAGGCTTCTTTCAAAGCTCTATGGGCCTAAGGCAGGGAGACCCGCTTTCATCTTACCTTTTTGTGATAGCAATGGAAGCCCTTGGTTGTCTTTTAAAGAGAGCAGTCTGTGGTGGCTTTTTATCGGCTTGTCAAGTGCAAGGTAGAGGAGATGAAGGTGTCAAGGTCTCCCACCTGCTGTTTGTTGATGATACTCTGATTTTTTGTGAAGCACGAGAGGAGAAAATGACATTTTTGTGCTGgttgttgatgtggtttgaggcaatctCTAGGTTGAAGgttaatttggataaaagtgagTTGATTCCGATGGGAAGGGTGGAGAACGTGGATGATTTGACTTGTGAGCTAGATTGCAAGGTGGGAAGTCTTCCATCCACTTATTTGGGGATGTCGTTGGGGGCTCCTTTTAATTCCGTGACAGCTTGGGATGGTATTAAGGGAAGATTCCATAAAAGAATGGCTATGTAAAAGCAACAATATATCTCTAAGGGTGGGAGAATCACTTTGATTCATAGTACTTTGTCCAACCTGCCTATTTTTTTCATGTCCATCCTCCATCTGCCAAGAGTTGTCAGAATGAGACTGGAGCAGATCCAGAAGGACTTTTTGTGGGGAAGTAGGGCTCTCGAGCGAAAACCTCATTTAGTCAGGTGGTCAACAGTttgcacaaattaaagaaaagggGGTTTGAGGATTAAGAG of the Vitis vinifera cultivar Pinot Noir 40024 chromosome 10, ASM3070453v1 genome contains:
- the LOC100258527 gene encoding ubiquinol oxidase 4, chloroplastic/chromoplastic → MAASLSSAVFVVSVPSLKAKKGRHLGSFSSPNSFHCSPLSSSRFLSRKFHSVQATILQENEEKVTVEESFQSNSFPEDDSKGCSGAPQDSSSSSVLNRWVIKFEQSFNVFLTESVIKILDTLYHDRDYARFFVLETIARVPYFAFMSVLHMYESFGWWRRADYLKVHFAESWNEMHHLLIMEELGGNAWWFDRFLAQHIAIFYYFMTVFMYVLSPRMAYHLSECVESHAYETYDEFIKSQGDELKNLPAPEIAVRYYTEGDLYLFDEFQTARAPKSRRPKIENLYDVFLNIRDDEAEHCKTMKACQTHGNLRSPHSYPEDAFDEESGSILPQADCEGIVDCIKKSVSSH